In one Castor canadensis chromosome 15, mCasCan1.hap1v2, whole genome shotgun sequence genomic region, the following are encoded:
- the LOC109687955 gene encoding uncharacterized protein: MQEERGQLDSPQRALYWDVMLENYQNLLALGPPVHKPDVISHLEREQEPTEMKEEATPQQAACKAEVSQELILARLQRPGLLGASLGYTQAWEAQMVTVWNSEATLHKPAPATRWDLTEESCWGHGGSVEGFPFGCSLSTQQGVPPGERSPARCSKVSQTVLGITPDHQRTWPGKRVFRPGKSPAVPRQRGRLGIGPSTRPSVFTCGQCGKTFPQSAALALHRRWHVCEKAYQCIECGKAFPWSTNLLGHQRSHTGEKPFFCGQCGKAFSCHSSLNVHQRIHTGERPYKCSAYDKAFSCSSLLNMHLRVHTGEKPYECGACGKAFNQLTHLTHHRRIHTSEKPYECGTCGKAFTCHTHTREKPFKCADCGKGFSCHYLVVHHRIHTGKKPYKCHECGKACSQNHCLIKHQKVHSGEKAFKCHKCSEAFGWSSRLLEHQRLHGEERPLALQLGRHLLNTYYVPGGLLGAGDTGE, from the exons ATGCAGGAGGAACGGGGTCAGCTGGACTCTCCTCAGAGGGCCCTGTACTGGGACGTGATGCTAGAGAACTACCAGAACCTTCTTGCCCTTGGGCCTCCAGTTCACAAACCAGATGTGATCTCCCACCTGGAAAGAG AGCAGGAGCCCACTGAGATGAAGGAGGAGGCCACTCCACAGCAGgctgcttgcaaagcagaagtGTCCCAGGAGTTGATCCTGGCACGGCTGCAGAGGCCGGGTCTTCTTGgcgccagtctgggctatacgcAGGCTTGGGAAGCCCAGATGGTCACTGTGTGGAACAGCGAGGCCACGCTGCATAAGCCAGCACCTGCCACGCGCTGGGACCTCACAGAAGAGAGCTGTTGGGGACATGGTGGGTCTGTAGAGGGATTCCCCTTCGGCTGCTCCCTGTCCACCCAGCAAGGTGTCCCTCCAGGAGAACGCTCTCCTGCCAGATGCTCCAAGGTCAGCCAGACCGTGTTGGGGATAACCCCAGACCACCAGAGAACGTGGCCAGGGAAGAGGGTTTTCAGGCCCGGGAAATCGCCAGCTGTGCCCCGGCAGCGAGGACggctggggattggacccagcaCCAGGCCGAGCGTCTTCACGTGCGGCCAGTGCGGGAAGACGTTCCCGCAGAGCGCGGCCCTGGCTTTGCACCGGCGCTGGCACGTCTGTGAGAAGGCCTACCAGTGCATCGAGTGCGGCAAGGCCTTCCCCTGGAGCACCAACCTCCTCGGGCATCAGCGCAGCCACACGGGTGAGAAGCCCTTCTTCTGCGGCCAGTGCGGGAAAGCCTTCAGCTGCCACTCGTCACTCAACGTGCACCAGCGCATCCACACGGGCGAGAGGCCCTACAAGTGCAGTGCCTACGACAAGGCCTTCAGCTGCAGCTCCCTGCTCAACATGCACCTGAGGGTGCACACTGGCGAGAAGCCGTACGAGTGCGGAGCGTGCGGCAAGGCCTTTAACCAGCTCACGCACCTCACGCACCACCGCCGAATCCACACCAGTGAGAAGCCCTATGAGTGCGGCACTTGCGGCAAGGCCTTCACCTGCCACACGCACACCAGGGAGAAGCCGTTCAAGTGCGCCGACTGCGGCAAGGGCTTCAGCTGCCACTACCTCGTGGTGCACCATCGCATCCACACCGGGAAGAAGCCCTACAAGTGCCACGAGTGCGGCAAAGCGTGCAGCCAGAACCACTGCCTCATTAAACACCAGAAGGTCCATTCTGGGGAGAAAGCCTTCAAATGCCACAAATGCAGTGAGGCATTTGGCTGGAGCTCTCGCCTCCTGGAGCACCAGCGGCTGCATGGGGAAGAGAGGCCCTTGGCCCTTCAGCTGGGCCGCCACTTGCtcaacacctactatgtgcctggTGGCCTGCTGGGAGCGGGGGACACAGGGGAGTGA